Proteins from a single region of Pangasianodon hypophthalmus isolate fPanHyp1 chromosome 7, fPanHyp1.pri, whole genome shotgun sequence:
- the LOC113546522 gene encoding protein brawnin: protein MPAGVSWPRYMKMFAASVLSMFAGAEVVHQYYRPDLSIPEVPPKPGELHTELLGLKTQQTASENH from the exons ATGCCCGCTGGTGTGTCTTGGCCGAGGTACATGAAAATGTTTGCAGCCAGTGTGTTGTCCATGTTTGCCGGTGCCGAGGTCGTCCATCAGTATTACCGCCCTGATTTG AGCATTCCAGAGGTTCCTCCAAAGCCTGGAGAACTGCACACAGAACTTCTTGGATTGAAGACTCAACAGACAGCCTCGGAGAACCACTGA